Part of the Strigops habroptila isolate Jane chromosome 17, bStrHab1.2.pri, whole genome shotgun sequence genome is shown below.
tcctctgtcattGCCAGGGTCACTTCTGCAGCTCAGGGGCAGCCCACCCAACACCGTGCCCTGCTGGGGAGTACCAGCCAGCCCggggctctgcagcctgcatTCCATGCCAGAGAGGATTCTACTGCCAGGAGCTGGTGGCAGGAGACCCCAAGCGCTGCCCCCCACATTCCTACTGTCCTGCAGGTACACTGGAACTTGCACACCAGTTATACAAGGGTCTCAATGTTGTGACTTCACTGGGACCCAAGAGTTGTACAAACCTAATGTGTGTCGTCCTGTAGGCCAGGTGATGGGAAGTGGCAATGAGCAAATGTGGTGTAGTTGTCATCTTGCTTCCTGGGAGTCAGCTGGTTTGTTCTAGAGTCTTGTCAGACCACAACAGGCTGCCTGTGGTCTTACTGTCTCTGTGGGCTCCCTTTCAGGCACACGGGTTCCTCTCACATGTCCTGAAGGCACCTTCACTCCTGCAAATATGACTGGCCTATGGAGTGAGAAGGAGTGCCTGCCTTGCTTACCTGGTCACTACTGCAGGTTAGGATCCATTTCAATCTGACATCTTTTCTCTCTATTTTAAGTCGTTTGGCATCTTGTTTTGTGCAGATAAGTTGATGCCAAGTTCCGCCCAGCTCTCTACCACATCTCTCtcattcaaagaaaagaaacagaagattaGACACAGCTTTTGGTTACAGAGGTGTTGGATCTTTGAATTTTGGGGGGCATCTCAAAGCAGTCTGATACATCTGAAAGAGAGAGTAGGTAGCATTTGTGAAAGCATGAAAGTAATCCAGGAATTCCAGCCCAGTCAGCCACAATTGCATCTAAAGCAATTTGCCCATGTTCATGGAACCTGAACTGAGAAGTGCCTGGTTCAAGGCATCTGCATGGTTCTATAAGTGGAAAAATGggtctgttttctctctcacatCAGTATAAGAAGGTCTTTTTTGTTGCCAAGTTCGTTGCATCTGTTCTTGCACCAAATCATTAGCAGTAGGCCCTACAAAAACTCTTCACTGTTCTCTCTGCTCCAGGCATGGGTGGCTGCAGGGGAAATGTGCTGCTGGATACTTCTGCCTTGCTGGGAGCTCCCAATCCACTCCCCAGggccacagcttctcctggcacttGCTGACTGGGTGCCACTGGGGTCAGGAGTGTGCAGGGCTGTGTCCGGCAGGTAAGTGAGGATCTCAGTAGTATTTAAAGTGTAGAACAGCGGCTTGCTGGAGAGCATCTGTTATCTTGCAGAATATATTGTGATCCCTTCGTTGAAGTTGTCATTGCTCATTggtttcttctggttttacaCATTTTGAACAAAGAGGTGTGCCTGACCTAAAGGCCACCTTGAATTTATGGTCCTAGACTGCTAGTGCTGTTGTTTTGGCTCTCTAaatgcacagcagcatccccacaGCTGTGTAGATGTTCATCCTACAACAGGAGGCTCTTGCTGAGCCATTTTGCTATTGGAGGGCTTTCAGATCTTACTTTCATCTCCTTCTCATCTGTATCTGTAGGTTTCTACTGCCTGGAGGGATCTGAGGTACCGACACCATGTCCTGCCAATACTATTAGAGATGTTCCAGGAGCTGTGAAGAGAGAAGACTGCCTCCCCTGTCCACCAGGCCACTGGTGCAAAGCAGGTAGGAACTTGGACATGAACAGCGAGGGGAGGGAATGGCCATTGTTTTTAAGGAGAGTTTGTATCCTTGAGTCTGGTGAGGACTTTGGAAAGCTGGTCTAGGAGAAAGCCTAGGAGACCAGGTACTGCACTGGGGACAGTCCTTGCGGTAGGCACACTCTCTAGTGATGAGTTCTagtttctgcagagaaagaagacaCTGAACACTTAATGCAATGTGCTGTTCCAGCAGACACTGGGAATGTACAAGAGCCTGAAACCACAACCAGGCTCCAAATATCTCTCTGTGTCAGAAGAGGGGCTTGGATTGTGAAGGTGGGTTGTACACATCTGTGCAGGAGTTTAGGAAGGACCCAGGAAGGACAGAAGTGTTCCAATGGCAATGCAAAGATGACTCCTTAAAGCCCTGCTTCCTGCTTGTTAGGGGATTCAGAGGCCTATCCATGCCCATCAGGACACTATTGCTTTGGAGGCAATGGCAGTGAGCACAGCAGTCTCCTGGCACCTCAGAAATGCCCTCCACAAACCTACCGCAAGCTCCCAGGAGCTCAGAGCCTGACAGATTGCCAACCATGTCCTCCTGGCTATCACTGCCCATTATCAGGTGAGTGCCAGGAGAAAACCAGCCCTTTCCTACCTCTAGAGTTGGTTACAGAATTCCCTGAGATGAAATAGCACTCAGAGCCCTTCTCTAAACCCCCTCATGGCCATTCAGCCTCCCTTTCTTCATTCCATTCTCCTCCTAACAGGTCTGACCAGGTTTGAGGATTATCCTTGCCCCCCTGGATACTGGTGCCCAGGTAAAGGGGATGCTTTCCTTTGTCCAGCTGGCACTTCCAGGATCCAGCCTGGTGCAAAATCGTTGGAAGAGTGTGATCCCTGCTCACCTGGATACTACTGCCCGGATCCAGCACAAACAGGGCTGCCTAACACCCAGGGAATACCTTGTAAACCTGGCTATGAGTGCCCAGCAGGTGATATGACCATgctcctgttttcttcatttccagctATTTCTGGCTGGAATCAATCActgtttccccttttttccaCCAGGTTCAGTAAATCCAAAGCCTTGCAGGCCTGGCCTGTACTGTGGTGCTCACACAGCCGTGCCTTCCATGTGCCCTGCTGGGTATTACTGTCCTGAAGGATCATCAACATACAATAGCCCTGAGCAGCTGTGAGTACCTGGTGTGTTTGGTGCAGCCAGCTTTAAGTTTCTAAAGACTCTGAGTATTGTGAAATGTGCCTGCGATAAACCCTGAGTTAATGCTACAGCCATGGACTTTGTGGACTGTGCAGAAGCAAAGGTGTCTCTGGAATAGATAAGTCATGGATTTGGTGGCTGCTAAGGCCGAGTAGGGTGATTTATGAGTTCTACTTGTTAGCTTGAGCCTGGAACCAGATGAAAACCACTTTTAGTTTTGCCCTCAGTTAGCACTGGTCGTGGAATCCAGAAATCTAAACACTTCCAGACACTTCCTTCCCCCGTCcctccttgttttgctttccaggtGTGTGTTTCCCTACTACTGCCCCCCAGGCAGTGCCCATCCGCTGCCCTGTGAAGGAGGGTACATGGCCCTCAGCTTGCCTGGTCCAAGGGATTCATCTGAGAAGTTCTGCAGGATCTGTGATGCAGGCACCTACCGGAGTGACCCCCTCATCATGGCACCCTGtcagccctgccctgcaggCTTTATCTGCCCACAAGGTAAAAGGAGCTTccacaggaggaggaaggcaagaAATAGCAGCTTAAACTGCTAGTTTTAAGTTCTATGTGGGCAAAACTCTAGTCCTTTGCAGTTATAAACCCCTGGTGTGGGCTGTCACACCAGTTTGTGGAGCGTTTACTGTGGTAGGTTGTTATGTATTAAGAGAAGTGAGTCAAGAGTGGTTTGGATATCCATGTCCTGTCTCCCAGGGGATGACCCCTCAGGCCCTTGTGGACTGTGTTCTCCCTAATTCTGTGGCTTAGCTGAGAGGTTCAGAGTTAACATGTTACCACAGGAGTGAGCCTAAGGGTTCAAAGTCTGTGACAGCCCCTGCTGCTTGCAGCCTGTGGGGTTAGGATGCGGGAGGAACAGCTTTACAAGTGTGGGAAGCCTGTTGGCTGGGATCCTATGTGAAGCTCACTGATGTGTGTTGAGCTCCCATGGAGGAGATCTTGTCTGCTCACTCTTGCCACTGGATTTCTCCAGTGAAAGAGCCAGgacaaagaaatgaagacttatatttaaatataggTGAATTAAATTGAATGTTTATGAactttatatatacatacctatggtaaatgccccatccctggcagtgttcaaagccaggttggacagagccttgggtgacatggtctagtgtgaggcgtccctgcccacggcagggggttggaactgcatgatcttaaggtcctttccaacccaaaccagtctgtgattctatgatagagAGGTGTGGATATGTATAACGGGAATAAGCGGCCTCTGCCTATCTCTTAGCACTTGCTTCGGTCCCTCCGCAGTGTCTGTGTCTGAGGTACTCCCCCCTTTCTCCAGGCAGTGAGAGTTACCACAAGAAACCTTGTCCCAGTGGCCACTACTGCCCTCCCCTGGCATCTGCCCCTCTGCCCTGTCCCCCGGGGACCCatgggagcagcagctttgcGAAGCACATAGAGGATTGCCAGGCCTGTCCTGCTGGCACCTTCAACCACCTCCCTGCTCAGGCTGCCTGCTTCCCCTGTggcagctcttcctcctctcagCCTGGTGAGTTGCTGTGTGTGAGTGAAACTTTCACTTCTATTGAGAGACCATAAAGGAAATCATCCAGAAACGTGATTCCCCACATTGTGGTTTCGTGGTGGACCACAAGCCTTGGGATCATCATGATGCTGTTGGTGCTatcagctgctcttcctctgtCCCACCCAGAAGGAGAATtccattttcaaagcttttttcccctcttacaCTCTGTTAGCCAAGGGGATTCATCTCCTTCAAAGGAAGAGATGAGCAGCCCTACTGATTCTTGTTCTAttattgctttgaaaacattgGAGTTTCACCATGAGTACTTTTGCCCTGCACTGGGGAGCTTACGTTAAGTATAGGTGTGCCAAAATTGGGCACTGAACCATGTCCAGCTTGGGAAAAGTCTGGAAAACTGGAAGGTAGGTGGCAAATGCTTTACTGTGTGCACTGTGCTGTACCAACATTTCAAATCAGGTGGATTAGAGGCTGTTGAGGCACAAGAGAGGGGCCTGGCAGCATTGACTGACTGAGTCCTTACCCTACCCAGTGGCTTAATGTACAAATGACTGTAGTGCTTGTcaacacactgctgctgctcttctctaaGGTGCAACCAGCTGTACCTGCCATGGGCTGAACCGGGCTTTCCAGCAGTCAGATGCCTCCTGCATCTGCCAAGCAGGTTACATTTACTATGATGAGAGAGGCAAGACAGACCCCGACAGCAACAGCGATCAGGATTGCCGGCCCCAGGTAAAGTTTGGCTTCAGAACAGAGCTGTTGTGTGATATGAAGGAGGGAGGGTGATTTGGTGCTTCAGGCCCTGTCTCAGGGTGCGTGCATGCAATCCGAGTTCAGttctctgggctgctgcagacaCAAGTCCTTTAAGCTGCTTTGTTTGAGACCCTTGGACCATTCTTGTAGGATAATGGCACTTGTCTTTGCCAAATTCATAAGGTATGGAGGCAAAGGATACTTCTTCCATGCTATGGCAATGGGGAGCAGCACAGTCGCAGACAGATGCAGGAATTAAAGCTTCCACATTGTTCCTATGGAGTCCTTCATCAGCTCTGCTTGAGGAATTTGGATGGGACGCCATGACCGTTCTTCCGTGCTTTCCAAGTTGTCTTTATCAGCCCTTGTGGGATTACCTTTACTTGAACGTCAGCAGTttgcagggggaggaagaggatttgAGGGCTGCTGCCCCTCAGTGGGAGCTGGTCAGGTGTCCCACACTGGCGAGTGTTGCTCTTGCAGGTGGATGAGCTCTGTGCTCCTGGAGAGGTCCGGCTCGCAGCCACGCGCCACTGCGTGCTTCCCGAGCGGTACGACTGCTCCCCTGCCTGCGGGCCTGCCGGGGGAGAGGTGAATGCAGAGCTGGGCATGTAAGTCCCATCCAGAAGCACTTCACAATGGGTTCTGAGTGGCTGTTACTGATCCCACCAGGGCGTTCTGAGGAAGGTGTTATTCCCAAGttgccttcctctcctccagggAGAGCTGCCTGTGCTTTCAGCATCACCCAATGATTTTGTATGCCTGGGCAGAGACACCAGAATGACACTGGGTGACAAGGTGAGGGTGGGCAGAGCTCACATTTTCTGAGGTTGACCTTTTTCCATGTGCCTCAGGTTGAGGAAATCAATCCTCATTCCCCCCCTATCTTTAATGCCAACTAAAACACTAGTTTAATGCCAACTAAAAGCTAGTTCTTGTCAAATTATacttttaatctctttctgGATGAACTTCTGTATTGCAAAATCTCCTCCTGACATGGATTGCACAGAAATGAGGTGTATTAAAGTTAAGCTCTGTTTCTTTCAAGCGTTTACTTAAAGCAGAACTTTATGCATAATGCTCTGCTACAGGACTGATCTTGGTCTCTGCCGGAGAGTGGGGTATTACATTTCGGCCTTTCACATGCACGGAATAGCAGACAGTGCTGGATGAAATGGACTGTGAGCTTGCTCCATCCTGGTTTCCATGGACATAGTGTAAGATGCTGGTTGCTCAGGGATCACAAGTGATCAAGACCTTTTGTCCTCTGTACAGATGTCACTGCAAGCAGTATGTCTCTGCTGAAGAGCTGTGTGACCAACTGTGTCTGCTGAGAGCCCCACGCATCTCCTTGGGATTTGGCATTAATAGAGAGCTGCTGCTCAAGATGAATGGAGGAGAAGTGTGGGTAAGTGTGAGGTTGCACAAGGGTGTAAAGCTGTGAGTAGAGAGGAAAGGCTCTCATTGCCCAGGTTGGTGCACTGCTGAGAACTGGCAGCTTCTGCATGGTTGGGGAAAATCCTCTCTAGGGCAGCCTGGTACCACTAACACTGATCACAACCCAGGCTCTGAGCCCAGGCTTCAATCAGTGCCAAGTGTTCCCTCTGCTTTTAACAGGAAGTGGCAAATGTTCTGGGCCCAGATGAACACGTGCAGAAAAGCCAACGGGTGCATTTGGTTCTGTTCAGTCCCAGTGGAGTGCTGGGTTTCATTGTCTCCAGCACAGATGTTCTGGATGCATTTCTCACAGGTAAGGCTTGAGGGTGAACCAAAGTTCCAGTCAGACAAAGCTATTCATTTCCTTTCAAGTTGCCGCAGAGGGAATTTATTGTCCAAATTATTTACAAAGTAGGGAGAGATCTTGTTCCATGTGGGAGTAACCAGCGGTGACCTGCATTGGCTCTCTGGGAACGGGTCAAATACAGGTTATAGAATGATTTTGGCCTCCCAAGAAGCTAGAAGGAAACTCCACTCAAAGACAGGTCTGTTGCCAAGTGTGTGCTGGCTCCTAACTCCAGCTGCTCATTTACGGTGGTGTGGCTGAGAGCAGAATTTGACCTCGTGAGCTGTAATTGCCCACAGATACAAAGAAATAGTTCTTCATTTTCAAGAGCTGCTCATTCTGCAGAATTCATTCTGGTTTGTCctcttgcctgtggcaggagacTTTTCATCACATCAGTTGCTACAGAAAGGTCGTCGAGTCCAGACGGCTTCCTCCACAGATGCCCCCACCTTGCCCCTCGTTCCTAACCCAGTAGTATGTCTGGAAGCAGGAGACACGATCCTTTTCCAGCTCAGCATCAATTCCCACAGTGAGTGTTGTTGGGTCTGTGTGCTCTTTGTGTCCAGAGCAATGGCTCCACATTTGGGAGCACTGCATGTATGAGCGCATTCCATCACCTCCCTGTCTCTCTTGCCTTCGGGGGATTCCAGAGCTTTAGTCTAGTGACTTACATGGtgttatttcacttttttactGGATTTCTGTAGAATAAAGAAATCATTTGTCCTCTGTTAGAAAGCAGAAGTTGTTGTCAGGCAGTAATGCATACCTCAAATGAGTTGGCACTGCATGGCCCtataaaagaaatgcagctccATAGTTGTTTGCCAGACCAGTATCAAGTGTCCTGGCTGAAGCGGGTCACCGTTGCTGACAACTATGCTGAACCATTCTCAGATCGTGCATCCAGCCATTACCCTGTCTATCAGAAGCAGCATCTCTATAACAGCAACCCAAGCTGGGATTTTGGAGCCTTCCGAAGGCTGGACCACCTCATCCAGGAGACTCACCTCAACATCTCGTGGTAATGCCTGCTGTGGTTAATATACATGGGTTATGGGCAGGACTTGAGAAGGAGTGTGTCACGGGATCAGTGAGCAGTGAAAATGCCAGTTTGGTGTGTTCATGTATTTAACtgtcagcacagctggaggCTAAAGGAAGCTTTGATCAACCTCCCTCGCTTTTCTTCCTTACTTCTCCCTTTCAGGTTTGCCCATGTTTTCCTGGAGTCTGGGACATACGTTTTCAGGGATAGGACCATTCAGGAGCGCTTCCTGATCGTGACTGTGAACGAAGCAAACGTTCGTTGTGACCCCCGAGATGTGTCCTTCCAGCCCTCTTCTCTGTTCCAGCTGGCCAGACATGGGGCTCTGAAGCAACAGGCCCTGAACTTGGCTCCTAACTGGGCCACTATCACAGGTACAGCCAAAACATTGTGACAGAGGGAAGGACCAGTTGTGCTTCTCCCCCCACTCTGCTTGAAGAATTCAAATGAGGGCTTTGTTTCCCTTGGCTTGAAAGCAGATAGTGCCAGTGCCAGTTGCTAAACTCAACTGAACTTAAAGGCATCATTTAAAAGTTCACTCGAGGCTAAACGCAAGGACAGTTGAGGTCTTTCCTCAAAGCTGTGCCTCTGTGTGAGTGCTGTGCACATACCAGTCCCTTGTCCATCAGTGAGAGGACAGTAAAGCAATAGAAATGAAAGCATGGCTTGCATCCTCCCTGCCATCCCTCTTGGCTTTCTCAGTGGTCCTCTTTGTTCTGGGCTCCCTAATTGTGGTGCTGGCAACCCTGGCTGTAGTGCTCCAGCCCGCTGTGCCCATCATCAGCCCCCTGAAGAGCTGGAAGCCACGATGGAGGAGTCTGGGCGAGCCACACATCCCACCAGAGTACATCCTCCTCAAAGACAGGTAAACGCCCTTTGCATGGGAGCTATCAGGAGACCCTGATAGTACAAAAGCATGTCCTGTTGCGTTACTCTCAGTCCCTGATGCTGGACTTCTTGCCAGCTTTACAGTATGCTGAGTTTCTAACTGGACAGCGAGCTTGTTGGTATTACCAGCAGCATTCCAGCTCTCTTCCAGTATGGTGTGTAACAGATCTGTTAGATCTGTTGTGTCTGTCTTGGTTTTGACTTCAAAATCTAGCCAAGAAACCTATCCTCCTGCTTGAACTGGGCTGGTGATAGTGCAGGATCTGATTTTACTGAGGACGAGATACTCTTCACCCTCTTCTGTCATTCCCTTTAGCCTTCAGTTCTATCAGACAGTCGGTCCTCGTGCTTCTGGAGAAGATGCTGGCTTTGAAGAGAAGGGAGCTGTGCAGAATGCAGGTAAAGTACTGGACCAGCTTACTGTTGTCTTCTGTTAACTCTCTAGTACGATACTTTCATACCTACTCACCAAGGTCACACAGGCACTTTGGCTGCCATGCACTCATGTGTGCACATTTACACACACCACAAACACTTCCATTCCAGGTTCATTTGATCTCCTCACATGGGGGCTGTAACCTTCTGTCATTGAATGGGttagtgttttatttcttaggaGTTATGAGTGCAAGTGGCCAGCCCTGAAAAATGActagtgaagaaaagaaagatgtttaaaaacagTTCCTTGGGTTGTCCTCTTGGTTGGTCTGTTCTCTGAAGGCACAGGACTCATGGGCCTTGTTTGCCTTCTGGGGATAAACCTCATCTTGGGAATGTCAGGATGTTCACAGGGTACAGCAAAGTCCAGAGCCCAGCAGATGGTGATGCTGAGAACAGAGGAGCAGAAACCCTGAGTTAGGAGGTGGTAGTAACACTCTgtcatcctcctcctcactaAGGAATGAGACCTTCTCTTACATCTCTTGCCTCTTCCACTTTCCTTCTTCACATTGCACCATGCTGTTGCCTCCTATGGACAGGCAGTGCCCCTTGTGGGAAATACAGACTTGTGGCCACTCACCAAACACCCACCTTGTGTTTCAGAAGAGC
Proteins encoded:
- the LOC115616241 gene encoding uncharacterized protein LOC115616241 — translated: MQVESSSLGLPGNDICPVGHFCPSGTEYPVPCPPGSLSSMVGLEAEGQCQPCPAGHYCSEAGLSDPAQTSPCNAGYVCLEGNSAPWPSDGIHGYRCPSGFYCPAGTGLELPCEPGTFSPVPGASACLPCPAGMACSSAATVKPLSCPRGYYCPVQTAVPLPCPEGTLNTLEGALAPSACKLCPVGRYCRGDANWEPDGLCSAGYYCEGGATDAIPRETPAFPLSGPCPLGHYCPEGTHFPVACPAGTLNNATGGASPESCVPCYPGSFCAGVGLSSPTGPCAEGFYCPENFSSVSPTAFLCPKGHFCSSGAAHPTPCPAGEYQPARGSAACIPCQRGFYCQELVAGDPKRCPPHSYCPAGTRVPLTCPEGTFTPANMTGLWSEKECLPCLPGHYCRHGWLQGKCAAGYFCLAGSSQSTPQGHSFSWHLLTGCHWGQECAGLCPAGFYCLEGSEVPTPCPANTIRDVPGAVKREDCLPCPPGHWCKAGDSEAYPCPSGHYCFGGNGSEHSSLLAPQKCPPQTYRKLPGAQSLTDCQPCPPGYHCPLSGLTRFEDYPCPPGYWCPGKGDAFLCPAGTSRIQPGAKSLEECDPCSPGYYCPDPAQTGLPNTQGIPCKPGYECPAGSVNPKPCRPGLYCGAHTAVPSMCPAGYYCPEGSSTYNSPEQLCVFPYYCPPGSAHPLPCEGGYMALSLPGPRDSSEKFCRICDAGTYRSDPLIMAPCQPCPAGFICPQGSESYHKKPCPSGHYCPPLASAPLPCPPGTHGSSSFAKHIEDCQACPAGTFNHLPAQAACFPCGSSSSSQPGATSCTCHGLNRAFQQSDASCICQAGYIYYDERGKTDPDSNSDQDCRPQVDELCAPGEVRLAATRHCVLPERYDCSPACGPAGGEVNAELGICHCKQYVSAEELCDQLCLLRAPRISLGFGINRELLLKMNGGEVWEVANVLGPDEHVQKSQRVHLVLFSPSGVLGFIVSSTDVLDAFLTGDFSSHQLLQKGRRVQTASSTDAPTLPLVPNPVVCLEAGDTILFQLSINSHNRASSHYPVYQKQHLYNSNPSWDFGAFRRLDHLIQETHLNISWFAHVFLESGTYVFRDRTIQERFLIVTVNEANVRCDPRDVSFQPSSLFQLARHGALKQQALNLAPNWATITVVLFVLGSLIVVLATLAVVLQPAVPIISPLKSWKPRWRSLGEPHIPPEYILLKDSLQFYQTVGPRASGEDAGFEEKGAVQNAEEHLTRRVLEDFSVRTLYDKLEDQNLHLASQLAKHRMDVLVFYNGVSQQIRSLMDMLQALDSEDLKIFARQRAHEHKPADSSRAAACAEQCDGRCGHDFQAGAPWQEATELMKALEMLLGNALYKNMPLKRDMEQKVQGQDVVAVVPSLDSLASEGKSEGMEGQDHELPQQWELFSGKDAFFSFPGHEEHGLDVQLAYLTELEVESLIAASPLAKTLCEIKQALVNLQQPSDFVNAGCSI